Proteins found in one Ptychodera flava strain L36383 chromosome 3, AS_Pfla_20210202, whole genome shotgun sequence genomic segment:
- the LOC139126514 gene encoding protein mono-ADP-ribosyltransferase PARP14-like yields MKRNISGMKRFVTGKKGNMAPKLRQRKANTQEESQQSLPVVWFDIFSNSEDDIKSAIVKLNKYVEREIIVKIVEDNDVGNLTDDEVTKLENLAESLHARVEEIITGHVCRLRLHGTPEAVMKLNDKVTEFLKRVQEEHRREAAATALAKNVAWLYWNLDGFEEYEDEVAGYIEQEYQAGNWDVVFELDESSYKVCFDSMSEIDLSDESKVPVRRDLKEGGISLPKHWTTMNDYEDVKEVSLNRSSEEYNRITDKFKISMSPGKSEIVEVQRIQNKQLYRQVMLKKQAMKHKSKPGVVIERNLYHGTSLDSCAKINAQGFNRNFAGKHAAVYGRGCYFALDAYYSSSATYSPPDTNGHKYMYVCKVLTGEYTKGKQEMLVPPSKDPNNTTDYFDCVVDDTANPTIFVIFNDAMAYPEYLITFK; encoded by the exons ATGAAGAGGAACATAAGTGGGATGA AGAGATTTGTCACCGGCAAAAAGGGAAACATGGCTCCAAAGTTACGGCAGAGAAAAGCCAATACACAAGAAGAAAGTCAGCAATCGTTGCCAGTGGTGTGGTTTGACATCTTCTCTAATTCTGAGGATGATATAAAGTCCGCGATTGTCAAGTTGAACAAATATGTTGAAAGAGAAATCATCGTAAAG ATAGTTGAAGACAATGACGTTGGTAATCTAACAGATGATGAAGTCACGAAACTAGAAAATTTGGCTGAATCTCTACAT GCAAGGGTAGAAGAAATCATCACGGGTCATGTTTGTCGACTAAGATTGCACGGAACGCCAGAAGCCGTCATGAAACTCAACGACAAAGTAACGGAGTTTCTCAAGCGCGTTCAAGAAGAGCACAGGCGGGAGGCTGCAGCAACGGCGCTGGCAAAGAACGTAGCTTGGCTGTACTGGAACCTGGATGGCTTTGAAGAGTACGAAGATGAAGTTGCTGGTTACATCGAACAGGAGTACCAAGCTGGCAATTGGGATGTAGTCTTCGAATTAGATGAATCTTCATACAAAGTCTGTTTTGATTCCATGTCAGAGATCGACTTGTCAGATGAGTCCAAAGTTCCTGTTAGAAGAGATTTAAAAGAAG GCGGCATTTCGCTTCCAAAGCACTGGACAACCATGAATGATTATGAGGATGTGAAGGAAGTGTCCCTCAACAGATCGAGTGAAGAATACAACAGAATAACAGATAAATTCAAGATATCCATGTCACCAGGAAAGTCAGAAATTGTTGAG GTACAACGAATTCAGAATAAGCAATTATACCGACAAGTCATGCTTAAGAAGCAGGCTATGAAACATAAGAGCAAACCTGGAGTCGTCATAGAAAGAAATCTCTACCATGGGACATCATTAGACTCATGTGCTAAAATAAACGCACAAGGTTTTAATAGAAACTTCGCGGGAAAACATG CCGCTGTGTACGGACGAGGGTGTTACTTCGCCCTCGACGCCTACTATTCTTCCTCGGCCACGTATTCACCGCCCGACACTAACGGTCACAAGTACATGTACGTCTGTAAAGTCCTGACGGGCGAATACACCAAGGGAAAACAGGAGATGCTGGTTCCTCCATCTAAGGATCCAAACAATACTACCGATTATTTCGACTGCGTCGTGGATGACACTGCAAACCCAAccatatttgtcattttcaacgATGCTATGGCCTATCCGGAATATCTAATCACGTTTAAATGA